In Zonotrichia leucophrys gambelii isolate GWCS_2022_RI chromosome 12, RI_Zleu_2.0, whole genome shotgun sequence, a single genomic region encodes these proteins:
- the BHLHE40 gene encoding class E basic helix-loop-helix protein 40 has protein sequence MERIPSAQPPPGCLGKLPALESGDLPGLDFAHMYQVYKPRRGLKRSEDNKETYKLPHRLIEKKRRDRINECIAQLKDLLPEHLKLTTLGHLEKAVVLELTLKHVKALTNLIEQQQQKIIALQNGLQAGDLSSRNLDSSQEMFRSGFQMCAKEMLQYLAKHENGKELKSSQLVSHLHRMASEVLQGGAARKPGDIPPKMLDLKEKPAPLGAAGEGHGKNCVPVIQRTFAHSSGEQSGSDTDTDSGYGGELDKSDSKSEQPYFKKDTDLKYAVQERISSIKQETEDPPAKRSRLESPQDEGPFGSDMMGPASGFLGPHAHQPPLCLPFYLIPPSATAYLPMLEKCWYPASVPVLYPSLPASAAALTGFMNPDKISPPLLMPQRLPSPVPAHSPIDSSALLQALKQIPPLNLETKD, from the exons aTGGAGCGCATCCCCAGCGCGCAGCCCCCGCCCGGCTGCCTGGGCAAGCTGCCCGCCCTGGAGAGCGGAGACCTGCCCGG GCTGGACTTCGCGCACATGTACCAGGTGTACAAGCCCCGGAGGGGATTAAAGAGGAGCGAGGACAACAAG GAGACCTACAAGCTGCCGCACCGGCTGATCGAGAAGAAGAGGCGCGACAGGATCAACGAGTGCATCGCGCAGCTGAAGGACCTGCTGCCCGAGCACCTCAAGCTGACG acTCTAGGTCACCTGGAGAAGGCTGTGGTTCTGGAGCTCACCTTGAAGCACGTGAAGGCACTGACCAATCTCAtcgagcagcagcagcagaagatcATCGCTCTGCAGAACGGTTTGCAGGCGG GTGACCTGTCATCGAGAAACCTCGATTCCAGCCAGGAAATGTTTCGATCCGGTTTCCAGATGTGTGCCAAGGAAATGCTGCAATACCTGGCAAAGCACGAGAACGGCAAGGAGCTGAAGTCGTCGCAGCTGGTCAGCCACCTGCACCGGATGGCCAGCGAGGTGCTGCAGGGCGGGGCGGCCCGCAAGCCCGGGGACATCCCTCCCAAAATGCTGGACCTGAAGGAGAAGCCGGCGCCGCTGGGCGCGGCGGGCGAGGGCCACGGGAAGAACTGCGTGCCCGTGATCCAGCGGACATTCGCTCACTCCAGCGGGGAGCAGAGCGGCAGCGACACGGACACGGACAGCGGGTACGGGGGAGAGCTGGACAAAAGCGACTCCAAATCGGAACAGCCCTATTTCAAAAAGGATACCGACCTCAAGTACGCTGTCCAGGAGAGAATAAGCTCTATTAAGCAAGAGACTGAGGACCCGCCGGCCAAAAGGAGCAGGCTGGAGTCGCCGCAGGACGAGGGCCCTTTTGGCAGTGACATGATGGGCCCTGCCAGCGGCTTCCTGGGCCCCCACGCTCACCAGCCTCCCCTGTGCCTGCCTTTCTACCTGATCCCGCCGTCCGCCACCGCCTACCTGCCCATGCTGGAGAAGTGCTGGTACCCGGCCTCGGTTCCCGTGCTGTACCCCAGCCTGCCGGCCTCTGCCGCAGCTCTGACGGGCTTCATGAACCCCGACAAAATCTCCCCCCCTCTGCTGATGCCCCAGAGACTCCCTTCTCCTGTACCGGCCCATTCCCCCATCGACTCCTCGGCTCTGCTTCAAGCTTTGAAGCAGATTCCTCCTTTGAACTTGGAAACCAAAGACTGA